ATCGATGCCACCAATCTCATGACGCTGCTGAGGTTAAAGCTTGAAGGCCTGACGGCCGATAAGGTCGTAACCTACCATATCGTGGGTGGGGAGGAGCTCAACCAGAAGGAGTTCGCCCGCCTGGCAGCGGTGGAAGGGCTGGAGGCGCTGGCCTCCGAGCTGTCCAAGTTCTCCTTCTACGAGCACATCAAGGATTCGCTGGAGGTCATGAAGCAGACCAAGTCCATGACCGGGGTTTCCCTGGCCATGAAGCGATACGCGCAGAAGCAGGCGGAGACCTTCTCACACGTGTATCCGCTGTCCGTGCTTCCTATCATCGATTACATGATCCGCAAGAAGAACGAAGTTGACAACATCCGCATCATCGCTCGGGGCAAAGAGAGCGGACTGGATGCAGAGCTTATCAAGAGACTGCTGGTGATCTGATGGACATAGCTGTGTTGGGGAACGAGGAGTTCGTGCTCGGTTTCAGGCTGGCGGGCATCAAGAGGGTGTACACTGCCGCTTCGAAGGACTACGAGCAGAAGATACTCGAACTGCTGCAGGACTCCTCCATCGGAGTGCTGGCGGTCAGTTCCACTGATCTTGACATTCTTAGCGTACTCGCCCGCAAGAAGGTGCTGGACAGCATCGCCCCGGTGGTCGTGCCGGTGGGCAGGGGCGAAGGGGACCTTCGTGAGAAGGTGAAGAGAGCGATTGGCGTTGACCTGTACAAGACTGAGAGGGGTTGAAATGGCGAACCTAGGCGAGATTAGCAGGGTAGCAGGCCCTGTGGTGACTGCGACCGGGATTACCCCGAGGATGTATGATGTCATCCTAGTGGGCAAAGAGAAGCTCATGGGTGAGGTCATCAAGATTGTGGGGAACAAGACGGTCATTCAGGTGTACGAGGATACCTCTGGCGTTCGGCCGGGAGAGCCGGTCGTTTCCACAGGCATGCCGTTGGTGGCCGAGCTGGGACCGGGGCTCTTGGGCTCTGTGTACGATGGTATCCTGAGACCGCTCCCGGAACTGATGAAGGCCATGGGCAACTTCATCACCCGAGGCGTCACCGCCCCCACTCTGGACCGCAATGCCAAATACGCCTTCGCCCCCACGGTCAAGAAGGGCGACAAGGTCACCCAGGGGATGATCCTCGGTACCGCGCCCGAGCGCTCCATAACCCATCGGGTGCTCGTGCCTGTCGGCGTCAACGGCACGGTGCAGGAGATCAAGGCGGGTGATTTCACTGTCACGGACCCCGTCGCCGTCATCGATGGAAAGGAGATCACAAT
The Methanomassiliicoccales archaeon genome window above contains:
- a CDS encoding V-type ATP synthase subunit F, with protein sequence MDIAVLGNEEFVLGFRLAGIKRVYTAASKDYEQKILELLQDSSIGVLAVSSTDLDILSVLARKKVLDSIAPVVVPVGRGEGDLREKVKRAIGVDLYKTERG